One region of Pogona vitticeps strain Pit_001003342236 chromosome 1, PviZW2.1, whole genome shotgun sequence genomic DNA includes:
- the PBK gene encoding lymphokine-activated killer T-cell-originated protein kinase, which yields MASAAAFKTPSKSSDGTKSGQGCPSPLITIPASPFMQKLGYGTGVNVYLMKRSPKGISRSPWAVKKINPQCDSFRRSTYQKRLNEEANILRTLQHPNIVGYRAFAEAKDGSMCLAMEYGGAKSLNDLIEERNEKHQGPFPAATILKVALHMARGLKYLHNDKKLLHGDIKSSNVVIKGDFESIKICDVGVSLPLDENMTVSAPEAVYVGTEPWTPKEALEEGGLITDKADIFAFGLTLWEMMTLSVPHLNLPGDDEESAEDASFDEDDFDEDAYYAALGTRPPLNVEELGPSYQKAIELFSLCTMEEARKRPAAAHIVDVLEAEGSAQ from the exons ATGGCTTCAGCCGCTGCCTTCAAGACTCCCAGCAAGTCCTCTGACGGAACGAAATCAG GACAAGGTTGCCCTTCACCCTTGATAACTATTCCAGCCTCTCCCTTTATGCAGAAGCTTGGATACGGAACTGGAGTCAACGTCTACCTTATGAAAAG GTCTCCCAAAGGCATCTCCCGCTCTCCCTGGGCTGTGAAGAAAATAAACCCCCAATGTGACTCTTTCCGGCGAAGCACGTACCAAAAGCGACTGAACGAAGAAGCCAACATTCTAAGAACCCTTCAGCACCCAAACATTGTGG gctATCGTGCATTCGCTGAAGCCAAAGATGGCAGCATGTGCCTTGCCATGGAATATGGGGGAGCAAAGTCTCTCAATGACCTCATCGAAGAAAGGAATGAGAAACACCAGGGCCCCTTTCCGGCCGCCACTATCCTCAAAGTGGCCTTGCACATGGCAAGGGGGTTGAAG TATCTCCACAATGACAAAAAATTGCTTCATGGGGACATCAAATCTTCCAATGTTGTCATTAAAGGTGACTTTGAGTCAATAAAGATCTGCGACGTGGGTGTTTCGCTACCTCTGGATGAGAATATGACAG tGAGTGCCCCAGAAGCAGTTTATGTTGGCACAGAACCCTGGACACCCAAAGAAGCTTTGGAGGAAGGTGGCCTCATCACTGACAAGGCTGACATCTTTGCGTTTGGGCTAACTCTGTGGGAAATGATGACACTGTCTGTGCCCCATCTCAACCTGCCTGGGGATGATGAAGAGTCTGCGGAAG ATGCCTCCTTCGATGAAGATGACTTTGATGAGGACGCTTACTATGCAGCCCTGGGGACCCGGCCTCCCCTCAATGTGGAGGAGCTGGGCCCATCGTATCAGAAGGCCATCGAGCTGTTCTCTCTCTGCACCATGGAGGAGGCAAGGAAGCGTCCTGCAGCTGCACACATTGTAGATGTCTTGGAGGCAGAGGGCTCTGCCCAGTAA